From Arctopsyche grandis isolate Sample6627 chromosome 12, ASM5162203v2, whole genome shotgun sequence, one genomic window encodes:
- the LOC143919814 gene encoding proteasome subunit beta type-2-like — MECIVGIRFDDFVMIAADANQLMGGLLIAKDDQHKFFNLTSKMVMATIGEAGDMVQFAEYIQKNIHLYKIRNGYEMSPAAAANFTRYNLTKSLRSRSPYAVNMMMGGYDDMEGTSLYHMDYLGAMIKCDYAAFGYGGMLTLSIMDRYKSTTHTREDAYQLMEKCITEIHNRLVINIPNFKVVIIGKNGVEDVSTISAKGLASKNP; from the exons ATGGAGTGCATTGTCGGCATCCGGTTCGATGATTTCGTGATGATTGCGGCAGATGCCAACCAGCTGATGGGTGGACTTCTCATCGCCAAAGACG ATCAGCACAAATTCTTCAATCTCACCAGTAAAATGGTAATGGCAACCATCGGCGAAGCTGGCGATATGGTACAATTTGCCGAATACATTCAAAAGAATATCCATTTGTACAAAATTAGAAATGGATATGAAATGAGTCCAGCAGCCGCCGCTAATTTCACTAGATATAATCTAACTAAATCTCTGCGTAGCCGG tcgCCGTATGCAGTTAATATGATGATGGGTGGATATGACGATATGGAAGGCACGTCTTTGTATCATATGGATTATTTAGGGGCTATGATCAAGTGTGATTATGCAGCTTTCGGTTACGGTGGTATGCTGACTCTGTCGATAATGGATCGCTATAAATCTACAA CTCACACACGAGAAGATGCCTACCAATTAATGGAAAAATGTATTACAGAAATACACAATCGTCTCGTTATTAACATACCCAATTTCAAAGTAGTCATCATTGGTAAAAATGGCGTTGAAGATGTATCCACCATCTCTGCAAAAGGATTAGCATCGAAAAACCCTTAA
- the LOC143919543 gene encoding uncharacterized protein LOC143919543, whose product MSTEDQNLSEELEKLESISGRRNEVFTCEDNPFQRRSKCSSRPAVIWPTRCHCPYLKRSTKNTVTFKRHNGKILKQPTFKYAGTKLDELGDALQTDVCISENNIDKTKCNTFKQQSLDPMSDITIYELASYFEVLVDIPKQMSTMAEMMYM is encoded by the coding sequence atgtctaCAGAGGATCAAAATCTTTCGGAGGAACTCGAAAAATTAGAATCGATATCCGGTCGGAGAAACGAGGTGTTCACATGCGAAGATAATCCATTTCAACGTCGCAGCAAATGCAGCTCCCGTCCAGCGGTGATATGGCCTACGAGATGCCATTGCCCGTACTTGAAAAGGTCCACGAAGAATACGGTGACTTTCAAAAGACACAAtggaaaaatcttaaagcagcccACATTCAAATACGCCGGAACTAAATTAGATGAACTCGGCGATGCTCTCCAGACAGACGTGTGCATTAGTGAGAACAATATCGATAAAACAAAGTGCAACACTTTCAAACAACAGTCACTAGATCCCATGTCCGATATAACAATTTACGAACTCGCTAGTTATTTTGAAGTATTGGTAGATATTCCTAAACAAATGTCGACGATGGCTGAAATGATGTAcatgtga